The Fictibacillus arsenicus genome contains a region encoding:
- the proS gene encoding proline--tRNA ligase: MAKDFVRDVTSMDDDFAQWYTDVVTKAELIDYSSVRGSMILRPYGYAIWENIQKQLDKRIKETGHENVYMPLFIPESLLQKEKDHIEGFAPEVAWVTHGGEEKLTERLCVRPTSEVLFAEHFKSIIHSYRDLPKLYNQWSNVVRWEKTTRPFLRTLEFLWQEGHTCHETDEDAHEETVRMLNVYAELCEEYLAVPVIKGQKTEKEKFAGAKYTYTIESLMHDGKALQSGTSHHLGDGFAKAFGIEFTNREGKLQTVQQTSWGFTTRIIGAMIMVHGDDRGLVVPPKIAPTQLMIVPIAQHKEGVLDFAYDLKDKLSATIRTGIDASDKKPGWKFNEYEMKGIPLRLEVGPRDIEQQQVVLVRRDTGEKQTISIENLESQIQEILTDIQQSLFEKAKKHREEKTSVAVTFDEFKEILTNNGGFIKAMWCGDEACENFIKDETGATSRCMPFEQEQLSDKCVCCEQEGKHLVYWAKAY; encoded by the coding sequence ATGGCAAAGGATTTTGTAAGAGACGTAACAAGTATGGATGACGATTTTGCACAGTGGTATACAGATGTAGTAACAAAAGCTGAACTAATTGATTATTCCAGTGTCCGCGGGTCCATGATTCTAAGACCTTACGGCTATGCGATCTGGGAAAACATTCAGAAGCAGCTGGATAAACGGATAAAAGAGACAGGGCATGAGAATGTCTACATGCCGCTCTTTATTCCTGAGAGTCTGCTGCAAAAAGAAAAAGATCACATCGAAGGTTTTGCACCTGAAGTTGCATGGGTGACACATGGCGGGGAAGAGAAGCTGACAGAGCGCCTTTGTGTCCGGCCGACTTCTGAAGTTCTTTTTGCTGAGCATTTTAAAAGCATCATCCATTCTTACCGTGATCTGCCTAAGCTGTATAACCAGTGGTCGAACGTTGTAAGATGGGAAAAAACGACGCGTCCTTTCCTTCGTACATTGGAATTCCTTTGGCAAGAAGGGCATACGTGCCATGAAACTGATGAGGATGCCCATGAGGAAACGGTTCGCATGCTTAATGTTTACGCTGAACTTTGTGAAGAGTATTTGGCAGTACCGGTCATCAAGGGGCAAAAAACGGAAAAAGAAAAGTTCGCTGGAGCAAAATATACGTACACGATTGAAAGTCTGATGCATGACGGGAAAGCTTTGCAATCTGGGACTTCCCATCATCTGGGAGACGGATTCGCAAAAGCGTTTGGCATCGAATTTACAAACAGAGAAGGCAAGCTGCAGACGGTGCAGCAAACCTCTTGGGGCTTCACAACACGTATTATCGGAGCGATGATCATGGTACATGGTGATGACAGAGGACTGGTTGTTCCGCCAAAGATCGCGCCAACTCAGCTTATGATCGTGCCGATCGCCCAGCATAAAGAAGGCGTACTTGATTTTGCTTACGATTTAAAAGATAAACTTTCCGCCACAATCCGTACAGGAATTGATGCAAGCGATAAAAAGCCAGGCTGGAAGTTCAACGAGTATGAGATGAAGGGAATTCCGCTTCGTCTTGAAGTTGGACCGCGTGACATCGAACAGCAGCAAGTCGTACTCGTACGCCGAGATACAGGAGAGAAACAGACCATATCAATAGAAAACTTAGAATCGCAAATACAAGAAATCTTAACCGACATCCAACAAAGCTTATTTGAAAAAGCGAAAAAGCACCGCGAAGAAAAAACGTCTGTTGCCGTTACTTTCGATGAATTCAAAGAAATCCTAACAAACAACGGAGGTTTTATTAAAGCAATGTGGTGCGGAGATGAAGCATGTGAGAACTTCATTAAGGATGAAACAGGTGCAACATCACGTTGCATGCCGTTTGAACAAGAACAACTCTCGGACAAATGCGTTTGCTGTGAACAAGAAGGAAAGCACCTTGTCTACTGGGCTAAAGCATATTAA
- a CDS encoding MDR family MFS transporter, whose protein sequence is MGFRELHRNIKIRIITSFLTRIVGTMIFPFMAIYFSMKVGQVMAGFLLIINVLVSLFVSFYGGYIADRVGRKKVMVTAQGIQVASFAVMALANSPFLDSVWLTFSMMLVSSVSSGLMNPAAEAMLIDVSTPENRKFMYSLNYWSINLSIALGAIVGGLLFKSHRFELFLVLTFVSIFTWILVTYWMTESFESKSAVVSSEKRNVLCDVIENYRSVMHDKTFMLYVAGSICIMSLEFQMHNYIGVRLDQEFEVRTLTFWNGFSFEMTGIRMLSWLSTENTVLVVLLTIWLTKQMKRFNDMKVFFIGLSLYTFGYSVVGASNSMSILMSAVLLYTIGELLYVPIRQAFLADLADETKRSSYMAMNGLVFQAAKIAGSLGLTIGAFLPSWTMGTLYLLLGMMGMFLFQMAFNRFYTSKTAVKATA, encoded by the coding sequence ATGGGGTTTAGAGAATTGCACCGGAATATAAAGATCCGGATCATAACGTCCTTTTTAACGCGAATTGTTGGTACGATGATATTTCCATTCATGGCGATCTACTTTTCTATGAAGGTTGGCCAAGTAATGGCTGGTTTTCTTTTGATCATCAACGTTCTAGTTTCACTATTCGTTAGTTTTTATGGAGGCTATATTGCTGACAGGGTCGGCAGGAAAAAAGTGATGGTAACTGCTCAAGGCATACAGGTAGCTTCATTTGCTGTAATGGCACTGGCGAATTCGCCTTTTCTTGATTCAGTCTGGCTGACATTTTCTATGATGTTGGTTTCAAGTGTCAGCTCAGGACTGATGAATCCGGCAGCAGAAGCTATGCTGATCGATGTGAGCACACCGGAAAACCGCAAATTCATGTACAGCTTAAACTATTGGTCTATTAACTTATCGATTGCTTTAGGAGCAATCGTCGGAGGGTTGCTGTTTAAATCTCACAGGTTCGAATTGTTTTTAGTGCTTACCTTCGTATCAATTTTCACCTGGATCCTTGTTACGTATTGGATGACCGAGTCGTTTGAATCAAAAAGTGCTGTGGTCAGTTCAGAAAAGCGAAATGTCTTGTGTGACGTCATTGAAAACTACCGCTCTGTCATGCATGATAAAACATTCATGCTCTATGTTGCAGGCAGCATCTGTATTATGTCGTTAGAGTTCCAGATGCATAACTATATCGGTGTCCGATTAGATCAGGAGTTTGAAGTGCGCACTCTAACCTTCTGGAATGGCTTTTCGTTTGAGATGACAGGCATTAGAATGCTGAGCTGGCTATCTACGGAAAACACGGTGCTTGTCGTTTTATTAACCATATGGCTCACAAAACAGATGAAACGGTTCAATGATATGAAAGTCTTTTTTATTGGGTTGTCTCTATATACCTTTGGCTACTCTGTCGTTGGTGCATCCAACTCTATGAGCATCCTGATGAGTGCGGTTCTTCTCTACACGATCGGTGAACTGCTTTACGTTCCAATCCGCCAGGCCTTCTTGGCAGATTTGGCTGATGAGACTAAGAGAAGTTCGTATATGGCGATGAACGGGCTTGTTTTTCAAGCGGCAAAAATTGCTGGTTCTTTGGGGCTTACAATCGGAGCATTTTTACCGTCATGGACAATGGGAACTTTGTATTTATTGTTGGGTATGATGGGCATGTTTCTTTTTCAGATGGCATTTAACCGGTTTTATACTAGTAAAACTGCCGTGAAAGCAACTGCTTAA
- a CDS encoding YdcF family protein gives MKPLIAKEPEKVPELTKEQIDWLTDIVFYYDDIPELCDAVFVFGGTHPGHWEAAIKAYQTGLSRTFVVTGGVSPTGKKHAAWEDRTIPESLVIKRKMIEAGVPEKCIIYEETSRNSMENVIHALEVFDFTKVKSLLVVCKAHCAGRQIRTLQKYLTKEIRFVPFGFPAVYSGEGIRRDNWHLTHEGRSRVWGEYLRICKYGDAGHLRGIPAEERLL, from the coding sequence ATGAAACCGCTTATTGCGAAAGAACCGGAAAAAGTACCTGAATTAACGAAAGAGCAGATTGACTGGCTCACTGATATAGTTTTTTATTATGATGACATCCCAGAACTTTGTGACGCTGTTTTTGTCTTTGGCGGAACGCATCCCGGTCATTGGGAAGCAGCGATTAAAGCATATCAAACTGGATTAAGCAGGACATTTGTTGTAACGGGCGGAGTGAGTCCGACCGGAAAAAAGCATGCAGCATGGGAAGACAGAACAATTCCGGAATCACTCGTAATAAAGAGAAAAATGATTGAAGCAGGTGTACCTGAGAAATGTATTATTTATGAAGAGACATCTAGGAACTCTATGGAAAATGTAATACATGCGCTTGAAGTATTTGATTTTACAAAAGTGAAGTCCCTTCTTGTTGTATGTAAAGCACATTGTGCTGGAAGGCAGATTCGAACATTGCAGAAGTACTTGACTAAGGAAATTCGGTTTGTCCCATTTGGATTTCCTGCTGTCTACAGCGGTGAAGGAATCAGGCGTGATAACTGGCACCTGACACATGAAGGAAGATCTCGTGTGTGGGGTGAGTATCTGCGTATCTGCAAATATGGTGATGCAGGACACTTAAGAGGCATCCCTGCGGAAGAGAGATTGCTATAA